The following coding sequences are from one Salinicoccus sp. Bachu38 window:
- a CDS encoding alpha/beta fold hydrolase yields the protein MFEREVLETERGAFEVFKKGNGKPLAFTHLYSEFNTLGNTMSQMLAEHYTVHIINLRGAGRSDGATEEYTYSMDDAIHDMEAIRRALKIDSWTFSGHSTGGFLALKYAVMYPESLDKIIAGGLCASYAYMKHPDSIYYPENPNNPRMKEIFSDLRNPDTSREERIKLSKEWLMMSLYKEESYYKVIDKKESGRTLMDKLDYFTSELKDYDVREQLKSTPVKAFIYCGWYDAQCPHIFSEEAAELMPNASLTTFEYSNHNPDVEEEEKFEAFLKSTVKPSGKEI from the coding sequence ATGTTTGAACGTGAAGTATTGGAAACTGAACGCGGTGCATTCGAGGTATTCAAGAAGGGGAATGGAAAGCCTTTGGCATTCACCCATCTCTATAGTGAATTCAACACACTTGGAAATACAATGTCGCAAATGCTGGCTGAACATTATACAGTCCATATCATCAATTTGCGTGGTGCAGGAAGATCGGATGGAGCCACTGAAGAGTATACATACAGCATGGATGATGCCATTCATGATATGGAAGCGATAAGGAGAGCGCTCAAAATTGATTCGTGGACTTTTTCAGGACATTCCACGGGTGGGTTTCTGGCCCTGAAGTATGCTGTCATGTATCCGGAGAGTCTTGACAAGATAATTGCAGGTGGCCTATGTGCATCCTACGCGTATATGAAGCATCCCGACAGCATCTACTATCCAGAGAATCCAAACAACCCGAGGATGAAGGAGATATTTTCGGACCTTCGCAATCCTGACACATCAAGGGAAGAAAGGATCAAACTGTCTAAAGAATGGCTGATGATGTCCCTTTATAAGGAAGAGTCATATTATAAAGTAATCGATAAAAAAGAGAGTGGCAGGACACTGATGGACAAGCTGGATTACTTCACTTCCGAACTCAAAGATTACGATGTAAGGGAGCAGTTGAAATCGACACCTGTCAAAGCCTTCATATACTGTGGTTGGTATGATGCACAGTGTCCCCATATATTCAGCGAAGAAGCCGCTGAACTGATGCCAAATGCTTCGCTCACGACATTTGAATACAGCAACCACAATCCTGATGTAGAGGAAGAAGAGAAGTTCGAAGCATTTTTGAAATCGACAGTGAAACCATCTGGGAAGGAGATATAA
- a CDS encoding GNAT family N-acetyltransferase, giving the protein MQNTMIKELRTEEEIRSAFSVMRQLRTHLNEAQYMDLVIEAREKDHYLMYALFEEDSIVAVCGFKPMITLYYGRFIWVCDLVTDQKIRSKGYGNELLSFIHGWAEDKGYESVALSSGLQRKEAHKFYEEKMMYDKASYVFKKVL; this is encoded by the coding sequence TTGCAAAACACTATGATAAAAGAGTTGCGAACAGAAGAAGAAATCCGAAGTGCCTTTTCCGTAATGCGACAATTAAGAACACACTTGAACGAGGCGCAATACATGGACCTTGTGATTGAGGCCAGAGAGAAGGACCACTATCTCATGTATGCCCTGTTTGAAGAGGATAGTATCGTGGCGGTATGTGGGTTCAAACCCATGATTACATTGTACTATGGCAGATTTATTTGGGTGTGCGACCTTGTTACAGACCAAAAGATCAGGTCTAAAGGGTATGGGAATGAACTTTTAAGTTTCATACATGGCTGGGCAGAGGATAAAGGCTATGAGAGTGTCGCCCTTTCATCTGGATTACAGCGCAAAGAAGCCCATAAATTCTATGAAGAGAAAATGATGTACGATAAGGCCAGCTATGTTTTTAAGAAAGTTTTGTGA
- a CDS encoding ester cyclase: MSNKNLYYKWLEAWNTDISLINEIAHNECIVHQARTDDKDSKSYIGPEALKEIISSGTYFFDDYKMSLVVNPIEEGGYVSARWNFTGKYNGKMDGVNVDKGKEISFDGTDIFYIENDKVKDYWVSSDGVDFMKQLEMI; the protein is encoded by the coding sequence ATGAGCAACAAAAATTTATACTATAAATGGTTGGAAGCTTGGAATACTGACATTTCATTAATTAATGAAATAGCTCATAACGAATGTATAGTACATCAGGCAAGGACGGATGATAAAGATTCCAAAAGTTATATTGGTCCAGAAGCATTGAAAGAGATTATTTCTTCAGGAACATATTTTTTTGACGATTACAAAATGTCCCTGGTTGTCAATCCCATAGAAGAAGGGGGATATGTTTCTGCCCGTTGGAATTTCACAGGAAAATACAATGGCAAAATGGATGGAGTCAATGTTGATAAAGGTAAAGAGATTTCATTTGATGGAACTGATATTTTTTATATAGAGAATGATAAAGTTAAAGATTATTGGGTCTCTTCTGATGGGGTGGATTTTATGAAACAATTAGAGATGATTTAA
- a CDS encoding threonine synthase — protein MEQFICNRCGKKHDITPALWKCECGGVLDIAKDTPEIDVSAWDAYPNSLWRYFETMPFKKGSETWEAVTMGEGQSPLIVLDSENPNTYVKVDYMMPTLSFKDRGAAVLMTLAKELGVTKVIADSSGNAGTAIAAYAARCNIGCDIYLSDATSPKKIDQVKAHGATIKAVHGTREDIAAAAQRAVEEEKVFYASHVYNPYFYEGTKTYAYEIYEQMNGVPDSVIVPVGNGTLLLGVYYGFKELFENDLIDKMPKIVAIQAKHCAPLAEAYQNGEETAQPVVNEGTLAEGIAIAAPARSKQILEAVRNTNGTFIEIEEDEILDARAELSGKGFYVEVTSAVNYAGYLKYRKDTEEKIIIPLCGAGIKSK, from the coding sequence GTGGAACAATTCATTTGTAATCGCTGCGGTAAAAAGCATGATATCACCCCGGCGTTATGGAAATGTGAATGTGGCGGTGTACTGGACATAGCAAAAGACACACCGGAAATTGATGTTTCAGCCTGGGATGCCTATCCAAATTCATTATGGCGTTATTTTGAAACCATGCCGTTCAAAAAAGGTTCTGAGACATGGGAAGCCGTCACAATGGGTGAAGGTCAATCGCCTTTGATTGTTTTGGATTCTGAGAATCCCAATACTTATGTGAAAGTGGATTACATGATGCCGACATTATCCTTTAAGGATCGAGGAGCAGCTGTTCTGATGACACTGGCAAAAGAGTTGGGGGTAACAAAAGTGATTGCCGACAGCAGTGGGAATGCAGGCACAGCCATCGCAGCCTATGCAGCACGCTGCAATATCGGCTGTGACATCTACTTGAGTGATGCAACATCACCGAAGAAGATCGATCAGGTAAAAGCCCATGGCGCCACGATCAAGGCGGTCCATGGCACAAGGGAGGACATTGCCGCTGCAGCACAACGGGCTGTAGAGGAAGAGAAGGTCTTTTACGCCAGTCATGTGTACAACCCATATTTCTATGAAGGAACGAAAACATATGCGTATGAAATCTATGAACAGATGAACGGCGTCCCCGATTCAGTCATTGTTCCGGTGGGGAACGGGACGCTGCTCCTCGGTGTCTATTACGGTTTTAAAGAGTTGTTTGAAAATGATTTGATTGATAAGATGCCGAAGATCGTCGCCATCCAGGCGAAGCACTGTGCGCCTCTGGCAGAGGCCTACCAGAACGGAGAGGAAACAGCACAGCCTGTCGTCAATGAAGGGACACTCGCAGAAGGGATAGCTATTGCCGCACCAGCGCGCTCCAAACAGATTCTGGAAGCTGTACGGAATACCAATGGTACTTTCATTGAAATTGAAGAAGATGAAATCCTCGACGCACGGGCGGAACTGAGTGGGAAAGGATTCTATGTCGAAGTGACTTCCGCAGTAAACTATGCCGGCTACCTCAAGTATAGAAAAGACACGGAGGAAAAAATAATCATACCGCTCTGTGGTGCCGGCATCAAATCAAAATAA
- a CDS encoding RidA family protein, protein MKKIFEVGNLKSNGHYALATVHGDTVYVSGQFAIDPESREKKFGPIEEETLQALKNVEAILEAAGSTKEQVVRMNLYIPDVKLWDKVDAVYKEFFGEHKPARTVIPTNELHFGFKIEVDAIAYI, encoded by the coding sequence ATGAAGAAGATTTTTGAAGTGGGAAATTTAAAATCGAATGGACATTATGCTTTGGCAACCGTACATGGAGATACCGTATATGTCTCCGGACAATTCGCGATTGATCCAGAAAGCCGGGAAAAGAAGTTCGGGCCGATTGAAGAGGAGACACTGCAGGCACTTAAAAACGTAGAAGCCATTTTGGAAGCGGCCGGCAGTACGAAAGAACAGGTTGTGCGCATGAACCTGTATATCCCGGATGTGAAACTATGGGATAAGGTGGACGCGGTCTACAAGGAATTCTTCGGCGAGCACAAACCTGCCCGTACCGTGATACCGACGAACGAACTGCATTTTGGCTTCAAAATCGAAGTGGATGCCATCGCATATATCTAA
- a CDS encoding helix-turn-helix transcriptional regulator: MEESKKILEGFIPVAKSNAKMFGPNCEVVIHDLTHPQNSVMFTVNNHVTGREVGQSFDHLVKTVLQAEDFKEDYLASYTSTTEDGRTICSSTSLIRDSGKKVIGAYCVNFDVEALSQMQKFMDNFLPAQAEPRVEEAKTDDDVENVEEIVDQLIQQIIKNSVHPAMKRHEKVELIRFMDEKGIFLMKGSVEKIASLLGISKVTVYSYLDEIKNK, translated from the coding sequence ATGGAAGAATCCAAGAAAATTTTAGAGGGCTTCATTCCGGTTGCGAAATCCAACGCAAAAATGTTCGGGCCAAACTGTGAGGTCGTCATTCATGATTTGACGCATCCTCAAAATTCAGTAATGTTCACAGTCAATAATCATGTGACAGGAAGGGAGGTCGGTCAATCTTTTGATCACTTGGTCAAGACGGTACTACAGGCTGAAGACTTCAAGGAGGATTATCTGGCAAGCTATACATCCACAACCGAAGATGGGCGGACCATCTGTTCCTCGACTTCTTTAATACGTGATTCCGGGAAAAAGGTCATTGGTGCCTATTGTGTAAACTTTGATGTCGAAGCACTCAGCCAGATGCAGAAGTTTATGGATAATTTTCTGCCTGCACAGGCTGAACCCCGGGTGGAAGAAGCGAAAACGGATGATGATGTTGAGAATGTCGAAGAAATAGTGGACCAGTTGATCCAGCAGATCATCAAAAACAGTGTGCATCCGGCCATGAAGCGTCATGAGAAGGTTGAACTGATACGGTTCATGGACGAAAAAGGCATCTTTTTAATGAAAGGCTCGGTTGAGAAGATCGCTTCTTTGCTGGGGATTTCCAAGGTGACCGTCTACAGTTATTTGGATGAAATCAAAAATAAATAA
- a CDS encoding FMN-binding glutamate synthase family protein, whose translation MGKISKYLPSAIMSTSVAAPLAYMAYMYQKDDRQKQHAILRNFPLLGRVRYVSEHVGPELRQYLFAEDNEGEPFSRLQFQNVVKAGKYNERLLGFGSDKDFEEEGYFIRNSLFPKLSTEMRVDNTEKTNTYKYIIDNEGLFSRKEHREEAQVDPYFLRDEDAIVLGEGRCRQPFHVKGQVGMSAMSYGALGERAITALSKGLAIAGGTWMNTGEGGISDHHLAGNADLMMQIGPGLFGVRTPAGEFSWEAFREKAEMEQVKAFEVKLAQGAKTRGGHLEGKKVTEEIARIRLIELGKTVNSPNRFVDYDSFPALFDFIEELREVGGKPVGMKIVVGDIESLAEMVQIMKESGKGPDFITIDGGEGGTGATYQELADSVGLPIMTALPIVDELLREYEIRDRVKLIASGKLITPDKAAIALAMGADLINIARGFMISVGCIMAEVCHTNTCPVGVATTDEKLQTGLIVDEKLYRVTNYVTSLRAGLFNVAAAAGVDSPVKLERRHLVYKDNQGRISSVDNMLQQIQG comes from the coding sequence ATGGGAAAAATATCGAAATACCTGCCGTCCGCTATCATGAGCACTTCGGTAGCGGCGCCGCTTGCCTACATGGCATATATGTATCAAAAAGACGATCGCCAGAAACAGCATGCGATTCTGCGTAACTTTCCGCTGCTTGGACGTGTAAGGTATGTTTCGGAACACGTCGGTCCGGAACTGAGGCAATACCTTTTCGCAGAGGACAATGAAGGGGAGCCGTTTTCAAGGCTGCAGTTCCAGAACGTGGTCAAAGCGGGAAAATACAATGAACGGCTGCTCGGCTTTGGTTCTGATAAAGACTTTGAGGAAGAGGGCTATTTCATCCGGAACAGTCTATTCCCCAAACTTTCGACTGAAATGCGGGTCGATAATACAGAGAAGACAAATACGTATAAATACATCATCGACAATGAAGGGCTGTTCTCCCGGAAGGAGCACCGTGAGGAAGCGCAGGTGGATCCATACTTCCTGCGGGATGAAGATGCAATCGTTCTTGGAGAAGGCAGGTGTAGACAGCCGTTCCATGTCAAAGGGCAGGTGGGCATGTCTGCGATGAGCTATGGTGCGCTCGGGGAACGGGCGATTACGGCACTGTCAAAAGGGTTGGCGATTGCCGGCGGCACTTGGATGAATACCGGAGAAGGCGGGATATCCGACCATCACCTGGCCGGCAATGCCGACCTGATGATGCAGATCGGACCGGGACTTTTTGGTGTCCGGACACCAGCCGGTGAATTTTCCTGGGAAGCGTTCAGGGAAAAAGCCGAAATGGAGCAGGTGAAGGCCTTTGAAGTCAAACTTGCCCAGGGTGCCAAGACCCGGGGCGGCCACCTTGAAGGAAAAAAGGTCACCGAAGAGATTGCCAGAATTCGGTTGATTGAGCTGGGCAAGACAGTCAACAGCCCGAACCGTTTCGTCGACTACGATTCCTTCCCGGCGCTATTCGACTTCATCGAAGAACTCCGTGAAGTCGGTGGGAAACCGGTGGGGATGAAGATTGTGGTCGGCGATATTGAAAGTCTTGCAGAGATGGTGCAGATCATGAAGGAGTCGGGCAAAGGGCCGGACTTCATCACAATCGATGGAGGTGAGGGCGGAACAGGTGCGACGTATCAGGAGCTTGCCGATTCCGTCGGGCTGCCGATCATGACCGCTCTGCCAATTGTTGATGAACTGCTCCGTGAGTACGAAATCAGGGACCGCGTCAAACTGATCGCCTCCGGCAAACTGATCACTCCGGACAAAGCGGCCATTGCGCTTGCGATGGGGGCGGACCTCATCAATATTGCACGCGGCTTCATGATCAGTGTGGGCTGCATCATGGCCGAGGTATGCCATACGAATACATGTCCGGTCGGTGTGGCGACGACGGACGAAAAACTGCAGACAGGTCTCATCGTGGACGAAAAACTCTACCGGGTCACCAACTATGTCACATCACTGCGTGCCGGGCTGTTCAATGTGGCGGCAGCTGCCGGTGTGGATTCACCGGTGAAACTCGAACGGAGACACCTCGTTTATAAAGACAACCAGGGCCGTATTTCCTCAGTGGACAACATGCTGCAGCAGATTCAAGGATAA
- a CDS encoding NAD(P)H-binding protein, producing MKVFVFGGSEAVGEHVLKALDAKGHEAVTMAEAENRAEELKMLGAVEVVISKDEGFERAITGASAVIYIAGASPGAGENQATLVDHDAVIDALEEAQQQKVERIVYLSPVRMDESQESKKTGGKHKPEEWITKSRFTYTIVRTTKTVSKPGNGSIKAGETVDADSGEVPYEDVAAVLVEALGNENTFNRAFEMTAGETAIKDALDAL from the coding sequence ATGAAGGTATTCGTGTTTGGTGGCAGTGAAGCGGTTGGCGAGCATGTTTTGAAGGCGCTTGATGCGAAAGGGCATGAAGCGGTGACGATGGCGGAGGCTGAAAACAGGGCGGAAGAGCTGAAGATGCTGGGGGCGGTTGAAGTAGTCATTTCCAAAGATGAGGGGTTTGAGAGAGCAATTACAGGTGCCAGTGCAGTCATCTATATCGCAGGTGCCAGTCCCGGTGCAGGTGAAAACCAGGCGACACTGGTGGACCACGATGCCGTGATCGATGCACTTGAAGAGGCACAGCAGCAGAAGGTCGAACGCATCGTCTACTTGAGCCCCGTGCGCATGGACGAGTCCCAGGAATCGAAAAAGACGGGAGGAAAACATAAGCCGGAAGAATGGATCACGAAGAGCCGGTTCACCTACACAATCGTCCGGACGACAAAGACGGTCAGCAAGCCGGGGAATGGCAGCATTAAGGCAGGAGAAACAGTTGATGCAGACAGTGGTGAGGTGCCTTATGAGGATGTGGCTGCCGTCCTTGTGGAAGCACTCGGCAATGAGAATACATTCAACAGGGCATTCGAAATGACTGCAGGGGAGACCGCGATAAAAGACGCCTTGGACGCTTTGTGA
- a CDS encoding homocysteine S-methyltransferase family protein translates to MKRSLEERLKDGPVIAGEGYLFELERRGYLQAGSFVPEVALDNPDALKQTYRDYMNAGSDVVLAFTYNAHREKMRIIGKEELLEPLNRNAIRLAKEVAKEHPIEEALVAGNISNTNIFDPDNPESKEQVRGMFREMVKWCREEEVDYINGETFYYHEEAVIALEEIQRQDIPAVITMGLMGENILRDGFTVEESCEILAEKGALVVGMNCFRGPDTMQPYLIKIREKVDGYVGGLPIPYRTTEEHPTFFNLPDGGCSCHLPLETTFPTSLDPLYHNRYELAEWAKKANDIGVNYIGLCCGASPAMLRAVAEAVGVETVNSKYSPDMEKHFLFGKDETLQEHNLNYRSKA, encoded by the coding sequence ATGAAGCGCAGTTTGGAAGAAAGACTGAAGGACGGTCCGGTCATCGCAGGGGAAGGCTATTTATTTGAATTGGAACGCAGGGGATATCTGCAGGCGGGGTCATTTGTACCGGAGGTCGCACTGGATAATCCGGACGCACTTAAACAGACGTACCGTGACTACATGAATGCAGGCTCCGATGTGGTCCTGGCCTTCACCTATAACGCCCACAGGGAAAAGATGAGAATCATCGGCAAGGAAGAGCTGCTGGAACCTTTGAATAGAAATGCAATCCGGCTGGCAAAAGAAGTGGCGAAGGAACATCCAATAGAAGAGGCGTTGGTCGCCGGCAACATCTCCAATACGAATATCTTTGATCCGGATAACCCTGAATCAAAGGAACAGGTCAGAGGGATGTTCAGGGAGATGGTCAAGTGGTGCAGGGAAGAAGAAGTGGATTATATCAACGGGGAAACGTTCTATTATCATGAAGAGGCAGTGATTGCTCTGGAAGAAATCCAAAGGCAGGATATACCCGCCGTCATCACGATGGGACTGATGGGAGAAAACATATTGAGGGACGGCTTTACAGTAGAGGAATCATGCGAAATACTGGCTGAAAAAGGCGCATTGGTGGTCGGGATGAACTGTTTCCGTGGACCGGATACCATGCAGCCATATCTCATCAAGATACGTGAAAAGGTGGATGGCTACGTGGGCGGTCTGCCGATCCCCTACCGGACTACTGAAGAACATCCGACCTTCTTTAATCTGCCTGACGGCGGATGCAGCTGCCACTTGCCGCTCGAGACAACCTTTCCAACTTCACTGGACCCCCTCTATCATAATCGTTATGAACTCGCTGAGTGGGCAAAGAAAGCCAATGATATAGGCGTCAACTATATTGGATTGTGCTGCGGTGCATCACCGGCAATGCTCCGTGCGGTTGCGGAAGCTGTTGGTGTGGAGACGGTCAATTCGAAGTATTCACCCGACATGGAAAAACACTTTCTTTTCGGCAAGGACGAAACATTACAGGAACATAATCTAAATTATCGCTCGAAAGCATAA
- a CDS encoding SDR family NAD(P)-dependent oxidoreductase has protein sequence MPDLSNHVLLVTGANRGQGKAIAQHLALSGAIVGIGARNYDEAKEVAEFIGEKNAFPVQLDVTKEMEWKSAVDEIIDQFGRIDALVNNAGLFKRKTFRETTLEDYQQLINVNQLGVFMGMQAVIPHMERQQKGSIINNVSISSFAPISRSSVYAATKSSVVAMSKAAAVELGPQGIRVNMIHPGGVETEMVTQDGGAPSYYASIPLGRIGQPVEIARAVAFLASDESSYCTGTEIVVDGGMTLGTPDE, from the coding sequence ATGCCTGATTTAAGTAATCATGTCCTTCTTGTCACCGGAGCTAACCGCGGACAGGGAAAAGCCATCGCACAGCATCTGGCCTTATCGGGAGCTATAGTCGGTATTGGAGCTCGGAATTATGATGAAGCAAAAGAAGTGGCTGAGTTTATTGGAGAAAAGAATGCTTTTCCTGTTCAATTGGATGTCACAAAAGAAATGGAATGGAAATCGGCAGTCGATGAGATCATAGATCAGTTCGGCAGGATTGATGCATTGGTGAATAATGCAGGGCTCTTTAAACGAAAAACGTTCAGGGAGACTACACTGGAGGATTATCAGCAGCTGATCAACGTGAACCAGCTCGGTGTCTTCATGGGAATGCAGGCGGTCATCCCGCATATGGAAAGACAGCAAAAGGGATCCATCATAAATAATGTATCCATTTCTTCATTTGCTCCCATCAGCAGATCCTCTGTCTATGCCGCAACAAAATCGTCTGTAGTTGCAATGTCCAAAGCTGCAGCGGTTGAATTGGGACCGCAAGGAATTCGAGTGAATATGATCCATCCTGGTGGCGTTGAAACAGAAATGGTCACGCAGGATGGAGGGGCCCCTTCCTACTATGCTTCAATACCTTTGGGACGTATTGGGCAACCGGTTGAAATCGCCAGAGCGGTGGCATTCCTGGCTTCTGATGAAAGCTCCTATTGTACGGGTACGGAGATTGTGGTTGATGGGGGTATGACACTGGGGACACCTGACGAATAA
- a CDS encoding DMT family transporter yields the protein MYDARDLRVYVSTLAGAACWGLIGLFITPLYNKGFTPWDVVAIRGVLSFAFLILFMLVFKRDQLKTHLRDHVFFASAGILGIALYNYFYFDVFSKSNLSLAVTLLYTGPLFVTVLSRVFFKEYFTGKKAIGVVLSLLGCALVVGLLPFGEGSMSYQILFLGIMSGFCYALFSIFSKPVSGRYSALTVTTYNLLYTSVFMLLTSNITSKAEMFQSPDVWIYSFLLAIVGTIGGFLLYTLGLKSLEASKASILTTVEPVVAVLTGVLFLGEYLNFWQVAGIFIVLWSSTIVSKAEANVPS from the coding sequence ATGTATGATGCAAGAGATCTGAGAGTATATGTTTCTACTTTGGCAGGAGCGGCTTGTTGGGGGCTGATCGGTCTTTTTATAACTCCTTTGTATAACAAGGGGTTCACTCCCTGGGATGTGGTTGCAATAAGAGGAGTCCTCTCTTTCGCTTTTCTCATCCTATTCATGCTGGTTTTTAAGCGGGATCAATTGAAAACACATCTTAGAGATCATGTTTTTTTCGCAAGTGCCGGAATACTCGGAATTGCATTATACAACTACTTTTACTTTGACGTATTTTCAAAATCGAATTTATCACTGGCGGTGACCTTGTTGTATACCGGCCCACTGTTCGTGACTGTACTTTCCAGGGTGTTTTTTAAAGAGTATTTCACAGGCAAGAAAGCAATCGGCGTCGTTTTGTCCTTGCTCGGATGCGCGCTTGTAGTAGGACTTTTACCATTCGGTGAGGGGAGCATGAGTTATCAAATATTATTTTTAGGTATAATGTCAGGGTTCTGCTATGCGTTATTCAGCATATTCAGCAAGCCTGTTTCAGGAAGGTATTCTGCACTGACAGTAACGACCTATAATCTTTTATATACCAGTGTCTTCATGCTTTTGACGAGTAACATAACGAGTAAAGCTGAGATGTTCCAGTCACCGGATGTATGGATCTATTCGTTCCTTTTGGCCATTGTTGGAACGATAGGCGGTTTCTTGCTCTATACATTAGGTTTAAAAAGCCTGGAAGCAAGCAAGGCATCAATTTTAACAACTGTGGAACCTGTTGTGGCAGTTTTGACTGGTGTGCTGTTCCTTGGAGAGTATTTGAACTTCTGGCAAGTGGCAGGTATTTTTATAGTGCTATGGTCATCGACAATTGTAAGTAAGGCAGAGGCAAATGTACCCTCATAA
- a CDS encoding NAD(P)/FAD-dependent oxidoreductase, with product MKDVIIVGGGLAGLSAAWRLKSHDILLLESDDRVGGRVVSEKRGDYWLNWGGHVYAGEGSATDELFKSVGVHSQSVPGKLTAMSLNGKLLLNGRVELYPFRVPMSWKSRLALLCTGAKVRAGVIKYGRVAKRKTSEDYSVRQQRVFDFMNDKTFSEFTGELPEDADAIFRPTVSRSTGDPEQISAGAGIGYFDMIWNKSTGLSRIIMGGPSTLTEDIACTLGERVKLNSAVSEVIQHEDHVTVQYTQNGETHRVDARYIIMATPAPITRKVVKNIDPEMGNALDQVTYGPHVSASFLTGETGPQIWDDVYSFATPKRSFDILIHNSNVVHSQSEERKPGSSFMTFSPAGRGKKLLDKSEEEIIKIYLDDLNEIFPGFSEHVVEAHVKKFPLGSAYVFPGRGKIQPLLTKPDRRLYLAGDYLGTLYTETAIQTGFTAAQNINDLLNYQN from the coding sequence ATGAAGGATGTAATAATTGTTGGAGGCGGTTTGGCTGGACTGTCAGCAGCTTGGAGACTGAAGTCTCATGATATATTGCTGCTTGAATCAGATGACCGTGTAGGCGGAAGAGTGGTGTCTGAGAAACGCGGGGATTACTGGCTTAATTGGGGCGGGCATGTATATGCTGGTGAGGGATCGGCTACAGATGAATTATTCAAATCTGTAGGCGTTCACTCACAGTCAGTCCCGGGTAAGTTGACTGCCATGTCCTTAAATGGAAAACTGCTTTTAAACGGTAGGGTGGAATTATATCCATTTCGTGTCCCAATGTCATGGAAGTCAAGGCTTGCATTGCTCTGCACTGGAGCAAAAGTAAGAGCAGGAGTAATCAAGTATGGCAGGGTGGCAAAAAGGAAAACATCTGAAGATTACAGTGTCCGGCAACAGCGTGTTTTTGATTTTATGAATGACAAAACATTTTCCGAGTTTACTGGAGAGTTGCCGGAAGATGCAGATGCGATATTCAGACCGACCGTAAGTCGTTCAACAGGAGATCCAGAACAAATCTCAGCAGGTGCAGGCATCGGATATTTTGATATGATTTGGAACAAGAGCACAGGATTGTCCAGGATAATAATGGGGGGACCTTCTACATTGACAGAGGATATCGCCTGTACTTTAGGCGAACGTGTCAAGTTGAATAGTGCGGTTTCAGAAGTCATCCAGCATGAAGACCATGTAACAGTACAATATACCCAGAATGGTGAGACGCATAGGGTTGATGCAAGATATATTATTATGGCAACGCCTGCCCCCATCACCAGGAAGGTTGTAAAAAATATTGATCCTGAAATGGGTAATGCCCTCGACCAGGTCACTTATGGCCCCCACGTCAGCGCTTCGTTCCTGACTGGTGAAACAGGCCCACAAATATGGGATGACGTGTATTCTTTTGCAACCCCTAAAAGATCCTTTGATATATTGATTCATAATTCAAACGTAGTCCATTCACAGTCAGAAGAAAGAAAGCCAGGAAGCTCGTTCATGACTTTCTCCCCGGCGGGAAGAGGGAAGAAGCTTTTGGATAAATCCGAAGAAGAAATCATAAAGATCTATCTGGATGACCTGAATGAAATCTTTCCAGGTTTCAGTGAGCATGTGGTGGAGGCACACGTTAAAAAGTTTCCTCTGGGGTCTGCATATGTGTTCCCTGGACGTGGCAAGATACAGCCTCTATTGACAAAACCGGACAGACGTCTATATTTGGCAGGTGATTATTTGGGCACCCTGTACACGGAAACTGCTATACAGACTGGTTTTACAGCGGCACAGAACATCAACGATTTATTAAATTATCAAAACTGA